One window of Suricata suricatta isolate VVHF042 chromosome 6, meerkat_22Aug2017_6uvM2_HiC, whole genome shotgun sequence genomic DNA carries:
- the RPS23 gene encoding 40S ribosomal protein S23, whose amino-acid sequence MGKCRGLRTARKLRSHRRDQKWHDKQYKKAHLGTALKANPFGGASHAKGIVLEKVGVEAKQPNSAIRKCVRVQLIKNGKKITAFVPNDGCLNFIEENDEVLVAGFGRKGHAVGDIPGVRFKVVKVANVSLLALYKGKKERPRS is encoded by the exons ATGG GCAAGTGTCGTGGTCTTCGTACTGCCAGGAAGCTTCGTAGCCACCGACGAGACCAGAAGTGGCATGATAAACAGTACAAGAAAGCTCATTTGGGTACAGCCCTGAAGGCCAACCCTTTTGGAGGCGCTTCCCATGCAAAAGGAATTGTGCTGGAAAAAGT GGGGGTTGAAGCCAAACAGCCAAATTCTGCCATCAGGAAGTGTGTCAGGGTCCAGCTGATCAAGAATGGCAAGAAAATCACCGCCTTTGTACCCAATGATGgttgtttgaattttattgag GAAAACGATGAGGTTCTGGTTGCTGGATTTGGTCGCAAAGGTCATGCTGTTGGTGACATTCCTGGAGTTCGCTTTAAGGTCGTCAAAGTAGCCAATGTCTCTCTTTTGGCCTTgtacaaaggcaagaaggaaagacCAAGGTCTTAA